GAGGGGTCAAAGCAGCAGCCAGACGTGGGCCGGCAGTGCCGAGTCGCctgcttcccagctcctgctgcagggtcCTTTCCGGGGGTCCTCTGGGAAACAGCACCCGTGTGTCCAGTCCTGTCTGATGAGAGCCTCTTCTCCTTGCACCAGGTCACCACTCAACACGATTGGGTTCCccatcccccagcccagcccaagAGCAAGGAGGtcaggaggaggtggaggaaggcTCCGACCCCTACCCCAGAAGAGGAGTGGAGAGCACCAGCCCAGCTGGACAGGCTCGAGTAAGTGTGTGCCGGCTGCGTTCACGTGCTGGGGCACTCGAGTAGCTGCTGAGCGATGTCAGGAGATGTCCAGCAGCCCGGTCCCTGGGTCCTGGGGTTGCCTGTGACACCCTTGGCTTTCTCCTAAAGCGGGCAGGACCTTGGTTACCGCCAAGGCCTAAAACTCATCACAGGGCGAAAGGGTGGGTGCACGTGGCAGGGTGGGTGCAGGGTCTGGAAGAGGGGAGAGGCAGAAGGGGCGTCTGGCAGAGGCTGAGGGatcccttcctcctgctgttgCAGCCACCTTTCCCCACGAGCACTGCAAGTTTTGAAAAGGCTGGAGCCGCATCACCGTCGACAAAAGATGTTCGAAACTGTTGCGGAGGAAAAGCGGCTGCGGCAAGAGCAGCTGTGGCTCCCCTGGTAAGTATCTCCAGACAGGGACGGTGCTTCCCGCTGCTGCAAGGCCCGTCCTTCCCTGGGGGCAGCACTGGGACAGAGAGGCCGTTCCGGGGCCCTCCGCTCCCCCTGCCTCAGCCCCAGGCTGATGAGCTGCACCCCTGGGGACCTTGTCACGAGCTTGGGCACGAGGCATCCGTCGCACCTGACGGCAACCTTGaagctgcaggggaagcagaCCCCTACGTGCACGGCCCGAGCTAAGCCTGCAGGATTTCTCTGCCTTCAGCCTGTACACAACCTGAtcatcctcttttccttttgactcCCTAGCGCTAGATGCTGGTACCGCAAcggaggggaaggtgctgggaaTGCGGACGGCAGCAGCGGAGCTCAGAGCAAAGGGGCTGGGAAGCTCTCCCGCTTTCCACCcctgaatggaaaataaagagcacAGCCAGACTGCTTGTGTCGCTTCTCTTGAATGCAGCGCCTTGTCTGCGCTAGTGTCTGTGACATTTTGCGATTTAGGGGATGAAAAGAAATGCTCACCAAAGCACGGACAGGACCTCCTGTGTGATcaggctcaagggagaccttatCGCCCCACTGCCCCACAGATGGTCCCACAGCCGTGCTGCCAAGGCACCACGCATTCAGGGCTGGGTCAAGCTCTTACTGACCGCAACAGGGACAATTGCCATGGAACACAGAATGCAATGCACAGGAAAAATCACACACAACTAGCAACCAAATAACAGTCGTTTTGTAGCCAACTCCCAGGAAGGGTTACAGCTGGGGCTGTACAAATATATATCTCACTatacagacagaaaatgtgaatatttccaCCAAGAAAGGCCATACCAGTACAGGTATGATTGGCACAAATTTACCCATTCAAAGATGGATCATTTCAGGGAACAATTTTAACTCTGGTTTTTCTGCTCTAACAGGCAGGAGATGTCAGAAGTCACAGATTTTCTCTGTGCCAGGAGTGAGGGGTGGCATGAGCAGTCCTGGGCAGGGAGGGTTTTGTGGCATCAGGGCTCCATGCAGGAcagaaaattatcattttattgcTTAAGGTCTGAATGTTACctacatgtttttaaagcatttcaaacatttcacCTCAATCAGCACGTTACAGTCAGCTGAAATAGCTGAACAGATCTAATACAATGTGAGAGGTGTCCCATGACATCAAAATTATCATATTTCAGGATGCCTGTTACAGTGGGAGACAAACACTGATCTTCCCCTGCACTGGCATTGCCAGAATTTCTCTCATGCACTGCACTTCATCTCCTCAGTCTTTGAGGTATTTCCACCTGGTCTTACGAAACAGCCCATGCTGGAAGTCACCTTTCCAGCAGAGTGTGTGGACGTGtgcattttctgctcttctgcagagTTCCCCTCCACTTGCTCTTGCTCTTTGGTCATTCAAATGCTTCTCATATACCCAGTTGCTCCTAGGGATTTTGGGGATGTTGAGCTTGCCTGCATTTCAGTAGTCCCTCTCATCATCCCAGTAGTCaactctgtatttctcttttacttttcctATCTCTCTATGTCAAAAATTCCTTGTACCGTCATCCCTTGTGGATGGTGCACCTCGTTGGAGGCAACTTGGAGTTGGCTCACCATTGTGGGCCctggtttctgtttatttcttttcattttggtggtgtttgtttctttttcatatatattttataaacactgaaaacaaatatttcagctatATAGACCTCCTTTGGACGCACATTGGATCCATGACAACTAGAGAATGATGCTAGCACTTCTTTGGAAAACATAAAACTAATGGAAACTAatcttaaataaagaaaatgctttccgTAAAGTGGACATTGAAAACTTCCTCTTTAACTGCATTCTTGAAACCTCACTAATTAACTCTACAAGTCTGGAAGACCGGATGAAAATGGCTGAATGGTAATGAGCCCCATGGTGCACTTGGTGCTGAGTCCGTGAACCTCAGGTAGTGAGAAGAGAATGATGTAACTGCAGGAGAAGTTCAAGTCAGAAGGAAACTTTGAAGTGTCTGGGAGCATTAATGGGCCCCAGTGAGGGTCATTACTGACAAAGCCTCCCCATGGACTTGTTAGAGCACACAATTGGAGGCCATGATTGCAGGTAGGCAAAGGCACTGGGCATGAGACTCTGACGCTGAGTAAAGGCCTTGGTTTGTTTGGTGAAGCAGAAAGGCCAAgccctggcccccagcccctgggcagggAGGTCCTGTCCCTCACCCATGGctcagggctcttcctggggCAGTGGGATGTGGGGCGTGTGATGCTGTGTGAAGGACAATGCTATGACACCTGCTGGCCTCCCCACTGGGTTGCAAGGAGGCCACAAGGCCTTGattctgttttgcctgtggcAATAACTGTTGCAATCTCCCTGTCCTaatctcaacccttgagccgttttcatcatattttctccccctttccctttgaggaggggcagtgagagagcagttgtggtggagttcagctgcccagctgggtaaaaccaccacacctgcTCTAGCTGACGCTGCCTGATCAGGGGGATCAGACAGAGGATCACTtggaaaacaactttaaaaacaaacaaatagacaaagaagaaagaaaaccactCAAAACCTACCAACCAAAACCACACTCAAGCCCCTCAAAGAACTCTGGTGGCCATTAGGTTATTGTGGGCTTGGAGAATGTCTCAAAAACTTGTCTATAAGAGATGAAATCACTCTAAGATTACTTTAAGTTAGTCACTAATTACTTTAGGTTGATCcattcctttattattattattattattattattattattattattattaattatttatagtttttatatatttcctaGTTCTGATTACTTTTGATATTTGAAGCCACTGTATCTCTGGAGTTGAgtcttgttatttattattttttttaattatttttctcttcttggcCGCTATGCTTTCAGAGCTCCTGTCCGTTTTTCATCTCAGGATTCGTTTGTGTAGCAGGACAGGCTGAGTGATGTTGTTTTCACAGCTCAGAGTTCTTCCAGTAGGACATTCAGTTTCTCCAGCTCTTTTCCTTGTCTCTTtaacactttcttctttttctccattcttgAGAGTCCCCCATCTGCTCTGCATCAGGCACAACATTCACTCCAAAGGTTAATTAATTACATTGATGGAGGTGTCACTATCCAGTAGaataaaattgcctttttattttttttttcccaatccaATCCTGCATAAGATATGCTCCCCAACagtctgtcagaaaaaaaaaataaaaataaaataaataaataaataaataaataaataaaaaagagagagaaagagagagagacttcaACAAAAAGGGCCAGGGGAGATTTTTCCAGGAGGGACTTCCTGCTGGCCAGGCGGATACTCATGGATTTCCCACCTGCTTAGTCATCCCCAGGAGCTTGCACAAAGTACGTTTCAAGGCTTCCTTCATCTGCTCGTTCCTTAGACTGAATATGAACGGGTTTAAAAGAGGTGTGACGATGCTGGAGAGAACAGAGAGGATTTTGTTGAGGTGCGCAGAGTTCATCTGGGGCGGCCTGAGGTAGATGAAGATGGAGATGCCAAAGCCCAGGGAAACCACGACGAAATGTGAAGCGCAAGTGGCAGATGCTTTCTGCCTGCCCTGGTTGGACGGGATCCAGAGTATGGTTGAAATGATCCGGACGTAGGACGCTGCAGTCAGTGCCAGGGAACCGAGGAGCAGGACTGAAGACACCACCAAATCAGTCAACTCAACAACCCAAATGTCCGTACAGGCGAGGCGCAGGAGAGGCGCGCTGTCACAGAAGTAGTGCTCGATGACATTGGGACCACAGTAGGGCAGCCCGGCTCTGAGCACCGCTGATGGCAGGATCACGAGCAAGCCACCCACCCACGCGGAGAGGACAAGCTGGTTGCACACCCTTCCCGTCATGATGGTGGGATACCTCAGCGGGTGGCATATTGCCACGTACCGGTCATAGGACATGATGGCAAAGAGGAGGAACTCTGCTGCAACGAGGGAGAAGTAAAAGTAGAGCTGGCTGAAGCAGCCCGCAAAGGAGAtggttttcttctctgacaGAACATTTGCCAGCATTTTCGGCACCAGAGTGGAGGTTGTGGAGATCTCGATGAAGGAGAAGTTGCTGAGGAAGTAGTACATGGGAGAATGGAGATGGCAGTCTACGTATACGAGTACGATGATAAGAGCATTTGCCAGGACAGTgactaaataaacaaacaggaaCACCACGAAGAAGACAATCTCTACCTCAAGGCTGTTAGGAAACCCCACCAGGATGAACTCTGTCACAGTGGTGGCATTCCCCATTGTTCCCCACACGTTTGCTGTCAGCTCTCCGAAAATCCAACtcattccttttaaataaagatcTTTTCTTAGCAGTCACATCTCCGTTCCTCCCCATCTAGCAGTCACCGATACTTGTTACAGCTTTTCACTTCAAAAGGACGGAGCAGACGAGTCCTTGCTGCCAAGCTGCTTCAGTGCCTCTGTTACCATCGGTCAGAATTGCCATCAAACACCTACATATGACTAGTTATTGTCACCCTGCGTTTTCTACAGCTGGATTTTCGGTTATGCGTGCTCAAAGTGACCAAACGTTGCATTTGCAAGGGAAATACCCCTGCTTAGACATGGGTTGCTTCATGGTTGCCTTCATCATGAACGTAGTTTGGGTGCCTTCCTGAAAGCTGTCACGACTGAATTCCTGATGAGAGGTTCAATTCTGGAAACGGAGAGGCAAAATACAGAGACAGactgagagagagaggaaaagatgaTGCCTCATTCCTCGTTTCTGTTGtaccagcagcagagctcactCTTCAGCTGAGTTACTTATtgcacagcacccagcaggagAAACACGGAGGAGCAAATGCAGGTTCAGGGTGATGGGGCTTGGAGTATTAGAACAAAAAGGGGCTTACACTCTCATCGCCAATATAACCGTGGCTCTCCTTCAGGTCTGACAAGCTGTGCTCAATCCCATGAGAATGGAGCAGTGCTTTCCATGGTCTGCATAAGTGCTGGCTGCAGATTCCTGTGGGAATTAGATTAGTCATGGCAAGAAAGCCTGAACAATTAATGCCTGAAACCTCTCAGGGAAGGAAGCCCCAAAAGTAATGTTCAGGAGTGGGGCAGAAGtgattatattattatttttctctgttttcatgaaGAGGGCACATTTCACAATGGGACAAGAATACTCAATAGACTGAGAAATTCCAAAAGAAATGGTAAAATGATTGCCTCCCTCACAAACATTTGCACCTCAGAGTCCGGAGATTTCCGACTCAGAAGATTGAGGGAAGCAAATCTTAGCGAATGTGTACAAGAGTAGGGCACTGGCCGATTTGAAATTGATTTTGTCCTGCATCCACCAAGCCTTGATGTAGCATCACATGAAGTATGAGATCTTCATCTTCAGGACATCTTCATCTGCATGAGATCTTCGTCTTCACGAGTATCTCATGAAGTATGAGACAACAACGGCATTTTCCAGTGAATTGGATTAGGGATGACCCCACAAGGCTCCCAGCCCTCAGAAATACAACAGCAACGGGCAGATTCCAAGCATTTCAATCACTTTACAGGgtgaatgtctttttttgttcttttgttttgttttgttttgttttgttttgtttgtttgtttgtttttaagctagCACAAAAGTGCACACTCACAGGGAATTCCAGGGTCCAGTTCATCTGCCTGGTTTAGGACAGAGCTAGCCAAGGACTAGGAATGTTAATGCCTTTCTCATCTTAAATCCCATTAACCCTCAAAAACTGTTCAGGCGGATGTCCTTCAGGGCTCGTGGTGCTGTCTTGAGCAGTCCTAGTTCACTCACACTTTCTATTTGTGTGTAGTGGTTTAACACTGGTAGGTAGGGAGCACCACCATGCCGTTCTCTTACTCACCGTCCTCAAAATGGGGAGGaaataccaaaaaaagaaaaatagaaaataaagactcatgggttgagatgaagacaggGAGATCGTTCGTACTCATGGTACTAtaacaggcaaaacaggctCACCTGATgtgagattaatgtaatttggggagattaatgtaatttattgcctatcgATAACAGACTGGAGCAGTGAGAACCAAAGGCAAACCCAAACCACCTTCCTCCCACCTTCCTCTTCCACCTTCTCCTCCCAAGCAACGCAGAGGAATGGGGAATGCCGTCAGTCCATACTGCTTCGCTGGTGATGCTCCTTCATCCTCGCTCTCTTCCCTCACCCCagcgtggggtccctcccagaGACATCCTTCCTGAACCGATCCCACAGGCTGCGTGCAGTTCTTCCTGTGGGGCACTGTTCTTGGGGAATGGATGTCTCCAGCACGCGTCCTCTCGGTTAGGTTATCACAGAAAAACTGTGCTGGAGCTATGGCCACGTACTCGGGCTGGTGCATGGCCgttcctgctgtccctgcactGCTGTGTTGAACAGGCTGGAAATCCAGCGTCAATTTGAGGGACTGTGGCCTGTGGGCGAATCTACATGGGGGCATGGACACCCCAACGGGTCTGCATCTGTGGATATGTCCAGAGTGCAGAAGGTACAACCCTGAAGGGCTCTGAGTCTCTGAGTCGGTGAGTCTTTGAGTCTACTATGAGTCTGTGCGTCTGCTAACGATGAGTCTACAAGTCTACGAGTCTTTGAGTCTATGAATCTTTGAGTCTGTGAGTCTCTGAGTCTTTGAGTCTGAGTCTTTGTGTCTGAGTCTTTGAGTCTGTGAGTCTGAGTCTTTGAGTTTGAGTCTCTGAGTCTTTGAGTCTGTCAGTCTGAGTCTACAAGTCTACGAGTCTGGGTCTATGAGTCTTTGCCTTTGAGTCTGAGTCTACAGGTCTACCTGTCTATGAGTCAGTCTGAGCCTTTAAGTCTAAGAGTCTTTGAGACTCTATGAGTCTGAGTCTTTGAGTTTACCATGAGTCAACTATGAGTCTATGCGTCTACTAACAATGAGTCTACAAGTCTCCGAGTCTTTGAGTCTACTAGCCTTTGAGTCTTTGAGCCTATGAGTCTATGAGTCTGAGACTTTGAGTTTGAGTCTCTGAGTCTTTTTGAGTCTTTGAGTCTGTCAGTCTGAGTCTACAGGTCTACAAGTCTATGAGTCTGAGTGAGCCTTTAAGTCTATGAGTCTTTGAGTCTCTGTGTCTGAGTCTTTGAGTCTATGAGTCTGAGTCTACAAGTCTAAGAGTCTAAGAGTCTGGGTCTATGAG
The genomic region above belongs to Aythya fuligula isolate bAytFul2 unplaced genomic scaffold, bAytFul2.pri scaffold_46_arrow_ctg1_1, whole genome shotgun sequence and contains:
- the LOC116501584 gene encoding uncharacterized protein LOC116501584; translated protein: MQMFPSFIVPYWQAAEAFPPHGEKLGARHEAARSGEEAFHQEAWNLSSQWDQRKSSWPLYRERIQQARAEMAAWEAWSRGEDQEIPQVTTQHDWVPHPPAQPKSKEVRRRWRKAPTPTPEEEWRAPAQLDRLDHLSPRALQVLKRLEPHHRRQKMFETVAEEKRLRQEQLWLPCARCWYRNGGEGAGNADGSSGAQSKGAGKLSRFPPLNGK
- the LOC116501585 gene encoding olfactory receptor 6M1-like, yielding MGNATTVTEFILVGFPNSLEVEIVFFVVFLFVYLVTVLANALIIVLVYVDCHLHSPMYYFLSNFSFIEISTTSTLVPKMLANVLSEKKTISFAGCFSQLYFYFSLVAAEFLLFAIMSYDRYVAICHPLRYPTIMTGRVCNQLVLSAWVGGLLVILPSAVLRAGLPYCGPNVIEHYFCDSAPLLRLACTDIWVVELTDLVVSSVLLLGSLALTAASYVRIISTILWIPSNQGRQKASATCASHFVVVSLGFGISIFIYLRPPQMNSAHLNKILSVLSSIVTPLLNPFIFSLRNEQMKEALKRTLCKLLGMTKQVGNP